Proteins from a single region of Mucilaginibacter daejeonensis:
- a CDS encoding response regulator, which produces MMRLTFIVIDDSELDRFILRRVIEHLSDGYEVITYRTAWEALVDIERIERETFTMIFLDLKMPVMDGFQFIEEFGKLPEHIKDRHRIVILSTTRNPTDIARLMDSDLVDSIVEKPITKEKFNSLLGALNTTAL; this is translated from the coding sequence ATGATGAGATTAACTTTCATAGTCATTGACGACAGCGAACTGGACCGTTTCATCCTCCGCAGGGTGATCGAGCACCTGAGCGATGGCTATGAAGTGATCACCTATCGTACCGCTTGGGAAGCGCTTGTGGATATAGAAAGGATAGAAAGAGAGACCTTTACGATGATATTCCTTGACCTGAAGATGCCGGTAATGGATGGCTTTCAGTTCATTGAGGAATTTGGTAAACTGCCCGAACACATCAAGGACCGGCACCGCATCGTGATCCTTTCTACCACTCGTAATCCTACTGACATTGCGCGGTTAATGGATAGTGATCTTGTGGATAGTATCGTAGAAAAGCCGATCACCAAGGAGAAATTCAATTCGCTTTTAGGCGCGCTTAACACTACGGCGCTTTAA
- a CDS encoding response regulator: protein MASEKIAVLYVDDEENNLFSFKATFRIKYQVYTAISGDEALKVLSAKKVHIIITDQRMPEMTGVEFLEKVIEIDPEPMRILLTGYADMTAVVDAVNKGKIYHYLAKPWNEEELDMTINRAYEKYLENAELKEMNVKLEDSNNQLEFLLRQKLLS from the coding sequence ATGGCATCAGAAAAGATCGCAGTGTTGTACGTTGACGATGAGGAGAATAATCTTTTCTCGTTCAAGGCGACCTTTCGTATAAAATATCAGGTCTATACCGCTATTAGCGGCGATGAGGCTTTGAAAGTGCTGAGTGCTAAAAAAGTGCACATCATCATTACCGATCAGCGTATGCCCGAAATGACCGGTGTAGAGTTCCTGGAGAAAGTGATCGAGATCGATCCTGAGCCTATGCGCATTTTGCTGACCGGCTATGCCGACATGACGGCCGTAGTTGATGCGGTGAATAAAGGCAAGATATACCATTACCTGGCCAAACCATGGAACGAGGAAGAATTGGACATGACGATCAACCGCGCTTATGAGAAATACCTTGAGAACGCGGAATTGAAAGAAATGAACGTAAAGCTGGAAGACTCCAACAACCAGCTCGAATTTTTATTGAGGCAGAAGCTGCTTTCCTGA
- the cysM gene encoding cysteine synthase CysM, whose translation MAGIIDLVGNTPLIEIKKLNPNPNVKIYAKLEGNNPGGSVKDRAALNMIRSAIERGEVTKGMRLIEATSGNTGIALAMIARLFDLEIELVMPANSTRERTLTMEAFGAKVTLLENIEACRDHAESKGATGEYFLLNQFANSDNYMAHYKTTGPEMWRDTDGQITHFVSAMGTTGTIMGSSKYLKEKNPGIQIVGCQPTEESSIPGIRRWPAAYLPKIFDPSRVDRTLDISEQDATAMTRQLARVEGVFAGMSSGGACTAAIRIAQELTSGTIVFIACDRGDRYLSSSLFGD comes from the coding sequence ATGGCTGGAATTATAGACCTGGTGGGCAATACCCCATTGATAGAGATCAAAAAACTGAACCCCAATCCAAATGTAAAGATATACGCCAAACTGGAAGGCAATAATCCCGGCGGCAGTGTGAAGGACCGTGCGGCCCTGAATATGATCCGCAGCGCGATCGAACGTGGCGAGGTGACCAAGGGAATGAGATTGATAGAGGCCACTAGCGGTAACACCGGCATTGCACTGGCCATGATCGCCAGGCTGTTTGACCTCGAGATCGAACTGGTGATGCCTGCCAACAGTACACGCGAACGCACGCTCACCATGGAGGCTTTTGGCGCTAAGGTCACCTTATTGGAGAATATAGAGGCTTGCCGAGACCATGCCGAAAGCAAAGGCGCAACAGGCGAATACTTTTTGCTCAACCAGTTTGCTAATTCCGATAACTATATGGCCCATTACAAGACCACCGGTCCTGAGATGTGGCGCGATACCGATGGCCAGATCACGCACTTTGTAAGCGCCATGGGCACAACCGGCACCATCATGGGTAGCTCTAAGTATTTGAAGGAAAAGAACCCGGGTATACAGATCGTGGGCTGCCAGCCAACTGAAGAATCATCGATACCAGGTATCAGGCGCTGGCCCGCGGCCTACCTGCCAAAGATTTTTGACCCAAGCCGAGTAGACCGCACCTTGGACATATCTGAACAGGATGCCACCGCCATGACGCGCCAACTGGCCCGCGTGGAAGGTGTATTCGCGGGTATGAGTTCGGGCGGTGCATGCACGGCAGCTATCAGGATCGCGCAGGAGCTTACTTCGGGTACGATCGTGTTCATTGCCTGCGATCGCGGCGACAGGTACCTGAGCAGCAGTCTGTTTGGTGACTGA
- the epsC gene encoding serine O-acetyltransferase EpsC, with protein MNDEFYNYLFRKQSVVKGYAPNQVITTWALNIMKLLYPEQCQPTFSTLSSVEEYVSSLRSELAAIIGSGCDHDEQQSEVLSTLFFDRLPDLYEVLNTDIQAIYEGDPAAQSEFEVVRTYPGFYAIYFYRIAHTLSLLGIPLIPRILTEHAHSVTGIDIHPSAVIGEHFYIDHGTGVVIGESCVIGKYVKIYQGVTLGALSVHKNMAGTKRHPTVEDHVIIYSGATILGGDTVIGHHCVIGGNVWLTQSVEPYSTVYHTPMITVQNITRKA; from the coding sequence ATGAATGACGAATTTTATAATTACCTCTTTCGTAAACAGAGCGTTGTCAAAGGATACGCGCCCAATCAGGTGATCACCACCTGGGCGTTGAACATCATGAAGTTGCTTTATCCTGAGCAATGCCAGCCCACCTTCAGCACCCTGTCGTCGGTTGAGGAATATGTATCCTCCCTCCGCTCTGAGCTTGCGGCCATCATTGGCTCAGGATGCGATCACGATGAGCAGCAGAGCGAGGTATTATCTACCCTATTCTTCGACCGCCTTCCCGACTTATATGAGGTGCTGAACACCGACATTCAGGCCATTTACGAGGGTGACCCGGCCGCGCAGAGCGAATTTGAGGTTGTGCGTACTTACCCTGGGTTCTATGCCATCTACTTTTACCGTATCGCACACACGCTTAGCTTGTTGGGCATACCGCTCATACCACGTATCCTTACCGAGCATGCACATTCCGTGACCGGCATCGATATACATCCGTCGGCAGTTATAGGCGAGCATTTTTACATCGATCATGGAACAGGCGTGGTGATCGGTGAGTCGTGCGTGATCGGTAAGTATGTGAAGATATATCAAGGAGTTACGCTGGGGGCGCTTAGTGTACACAAGAATATGGCCGGCACCAAGCGGCACCCTACCGTAGAGGACCATGTGATCATTTACTCAGGCGCTACCATTTTGGGTGGCGATACCGTGATCGGTCATCATTGCGTGATCGGCGGTAACGTGTGGCTCACCCAAAGCGTTGAGCCTTACAGCACCGTGTACCATACGCCAATGATCACCGTACAGAACATTACCCGCAAAGCATAG